In Pseudomonas fluorescens, the following are encoded in one genomic region:
- a CDS encoding calcium/sodium antiporter yields the protein MIELLSGLFLLIVGAELMVRAAVRIAARLHVRPLIIGLTIVALGSSAPQMAVSLQATLAHNADIAVGSVIGSSIFNILVTLGLSALIIPLRVSRQLVRLDIPLMIGASLLVFVLAWNEELTRADGVMLLAALAIYLGLLLRQSRHSGRPVSSHDHHGEAPWLSSLLMIVAGLAMLVYAGHLLLGAAVAVATDLGLSERIIGLTIVAVSTSLPELATSLIAAIRGERDIAVGNVIGSNLFNLLGVLGFTALVAPSPLSVSPNALDFDLPVMLGVAVLCLPLFYTGYRVTRAEGLLFLGLYLAYGLHVVSFTTGMPLAGKLEHLMLFFVLPALVAFLLFTSLRAWRRQHHKKEVP from the coding sequence GTGATCGAATTGCTCAGCGGATTGTTCCTGCTGATTGTCGGCGCCGAATTGATGGTGCGCGCCGCCGTACGCATCGCCGCGCGATTGCACGTACGACCGCTGATCATCGGCCTGACCATCGTCGCCCTCGGCAGCAGCGCACCGCAGATGGCGGTCAGCCTGCAAGCGACCCTGGCGCACAATGCCGACATCGCCGTCGGCAGTGTGATCGGCAGCAGCATTTTCAACATCCTCGTCACCCTCGGGTTGTCCGCGCTGATCATTCCTTTGCGGGTTTCCCGGCAATTGGTGCGCCTGGATATTCCGTTGATGATCGGCGCCAGCCTGCTGGTGTTCGTACTCGCCTGGAATGAAGAACTGACCCGTGCCGACGGCGTGATGTTGCTTGCGGCTCTGGCAATTTACCTCGGCTTGTTGCTGCGCCAGTCACGGCATTCGGGTCGGCCGGTATCGAGCCATGACCACCACGGCGAGGCGCCATGGCTGAGCAGCCTGCTGATGATCGTCGCCGGCCTGGCGATGCTGGTGTACGCCGGGCACTTGCTGCTGGGGGCAGCCGTTGCGGTCGCCACCGATCTTGGATTGTCGGAACGGATCATCGGCCTGACCATCGTCGCCGTCAGCACCTCACTGCCGGAGCTCGCCACTTCGTTGATCGCTGCTATACGCGGCGAGCGAGACATTGCCGTGGGCAACGTGATTGGCAGCAACCTGTTCAACCTCCTGGGTGTGCTCGGTTTTACCGCGCTGGTGGCGCCGTCGCCGCTGTCGGTATCGCCCAACGCCCTGGATTTCGACCTGCCGGTGATGCTCGGCGTCGCGGTGCTGTGCCTGCCGCTGTTCTACACCGGCTACCGGGTGACCCGCGCCGAAGGCCTGCTGTTTCTGGGTTTGTACCTGGCGTATGGGCTGCACGTGGTGTCGTTCACCACCGGCATGCCACTGGCCGGCAAGCTGGAACACTTGATGCTGTTTTTCGTCCTGCCGGCGCTGGTGGCGTTTTTGCTGTTCACGTCACTACGCGCCTGGCGTCGCCAACACCATAAAAAGGAAGTCCCATGA
- a CDS encoding AEC family transporter — protein sequence MLAIFLETLNITAPVFAMLFLGVLLKRIDWINDNFIHTASALVFNVTMPALLFLGILHADLHAALQPALLIYFSLATLACFAIAWGWAIWKCPREDRGIYTQGAFRGNNGVIGLALAASMYGDYGISLGAILAALVILFYNTLSTIVLAVYSPVIKSDPWSICKSVFSNPLIISVIAAAPFAYFKIGLPGWLETSGQYLAQTTLPLALICIGGTLSLATLRKSGNMALSSSLVKMIGLPVLATLGAWLWGFRGAELGILFLYFGSPTAAASFVMARAADGNHELAAAIIVITTLMAAVTTNIGIFFLQWGGWI from the coding sequence ATGCTGGCAATTTTCCTCGAAACCCTGAACATCACCGCGCCGGTGTTTGCCATGCTGTTTCTGGGGGTGCTGCTCAAGCGCATCGACTGGATCAACGACAACTTTATCCACACCGCGTCGGCCCTGGTGTTCAACGTCACCATGCCGGCGTTGCTGTTTCTGGGCATCCTGCATGCCGACCTGCACGCGGCGCTGCAGCCGGCGCTACTGATCTATTTCTCCCTCGCGACCCTGGCGTGTTTTGCCATCGCCTGGGGCTGGGCGATCTGGAAGTGCCCGCGGGAAGATCGGGGGATCTACACCCAGGGTGCCTTTCGCGGTAACAACGGGGTCATCGGCCTGGCGCTGGCGGCAAGCATGTACGGCGACTACGGGATTTCCCTCGGGGCGATCCTGGCGGCGCTGGTGATCCTGTTCTACAACACCCTTTCGACCATTGTGCTGGCGGTGTACAGCCCGGTGATCAAGTCCGATCCGTGGAGCATCTGCAAAAGCGTGTTCAGCAATCCGCTGATCATCAGCGTGATCGCGGCTGCACCCTTCGCCTATTTCAAGATCGGCTTGCCGGGCTGGCTGGAAACCTCCGGCCAGTACCTGGCGCAAACCACCTTGCCACTGGCGCTGATCTGCATCGGCGGCACGCTGTCGCTGGCCACACTGCGCAAAAGCGGCAACATGGCGCTGAGTTCAAGCCTGGTGAAGATGATCGGCTTGCCGGTGTTGGCGACGCTGGGGGCGTGGTTGTGGGGTTTTCGCGGGGCGGAGTTGGGGATTCTGTTTCTGTACTTCGGTAGCCCGACTGCCGCTGCCAGTTTCGTCATGGCCCGGGCAGCGGATGGCAATCACGAACTGGCGGCTGCGATTATCGTGATCACCACGCTGATGGCGGCGGTCACCACCAATATCGGGATTTTCTTTTTGCAGTGGGGCGGGTGGATCTAG
- the garD gene encoding galactarate dehydratase, translated as MQLIEHADSPRYIRLHERDNVVIVVNDQGVPAGTEFSDGLVTVGFVPQSHKVTLEDIPEGGQVIRYGQVIGYALQPIPRGSWVKEDQLRMPTAPPLDSLPLSTDVPAAQAPLEGFTFEGYRNADGTVGTRNILGITTTVQCVTGVLDHAVKRIKDELLPKYPHVDDVVALTHSYGCGVAITATDAYIPIRTVRNLARNPNLGGEALVISLGCEKLQAGQVMHDNDSSVDLSEPWLYRLQDSSHGFSEMIEQIMELAETRLKKLDQRRRETVPASELILGMQCGGSDAFSGITANPALGYASDLLLRAGATVMFSEVTEVRDAIYLLTSRAENQDVARELVREMDWYDRYLAKGEADRSANTTPGNKKGGLSNIVEKSLGSIVKSGSSAINGVLGPGERFKRKGLIFCATPASDFVCGTLQLAAGMNLHVFTTGRGTPYGLAMAPVVKVSTRTELAQRWPDLIDIDAGRIATGRASIEELGWELFHYYLDVASGKKQTWAEQHKLHNDITLFNPAPIT; from the coding sequence ATGCAGTTGATTGAACATGCCGACTCGCCGCGCTACATCCGCCTTCACGAGCGGGACAACGTGGTGATCGTGGTTAATGATCAGGGTGTACCGGCCGGCACCGAGTTTTCGGACGGCCTGGTCACCGTGGGCTTCGTGCCACAGAGCCACAAGGTCACCCTGGAAGATATTCCAGAGGGTGGCCAGGTGATTCGTTACGGCCAGGTCATTGGCTATGCCTTGCAGCCGATTCCCCGCGGCAGTTGGGTCAAGGAAGATCAACTGCGCATGCCGACCGCGCCACCGCTGGACAGCCTGCCGCTGTCCACCGACGTGCCGGCCGCGCAGGCACCGCTGGAAGGCTTCACTTTCGAGGGTTATCGCAACGCCGACGGCACCGTCGGTACGCGCAACATTCTGGGCATCACTACCACCGTGCAGTGCGTGACCGGGGTGCTGGATCATGCGGTCAAGCGCATCAAGGATGAGTTGCTGCCCAAGTACCCGCATGTCGATGACGTGGTGGCACTGACCCACAGCTACGGCTGTGGCGTGGCGATCACCGCCACCGACGCGTACATCCCGATCCGCACCGTGCGCAACCTGGCACGCAACCCGAACCTGGGTGGCGAAGCCTTGGTGATCAGCCTGGGCTGCGAGAAATTGCAGGCCGGGCAGGTGATGCACGACAACGACAGCTCGGTGGATCTCAGCGAGCCTTGGCTGTATCGCTTGCAGGACTCCAGCCACGGCTTCAGCGAGATGATCGAGCAGATCATGGAACTGGCCGAGACGCGCTTGAAGAAGCTCGATCAACGCCGCCGGGAAACCGTGCCGGCGTCCGAGCTGATCCTGGGCATGCAATGCGGCGGCAGTGATGCGTTCTCCGGCATCACCGCCAACCCGGCGCTCGGTTATGCCTCGGACCTGCTGCTGCGGGCCGGTGCGACGGTGATGTTTTCCGAAGTGACTGAAGTGCGCGATGCCATTTATCTGCTGACCTCCCGTGCGGAAAACCAGGACGTCGCCCGGGAACTGGTGCGGGAAATGGACTGGTACGACCGCTACCTGGCCAAGGGCGAGGCGGATCGCAGTGCCAACACCACGCCGGGCAACAAGAAGGGCGGGTTGTCGAACATTGTCGAGAAATCCCTGGGATCGATCGTCAAGTCCGGCAGCAGTGCGATCAATGGCGTGCTTGGCCCTGGCGAGCGTTTCAAGCGCAAGGGCCTGATCTTCTGCGCGACCCCGGCCAGCGACTTTGTCTGCGGGACCTTGCAGTTGGCGGCGGGGATGAATCTGCATGTGTTCACCACCGGTCGCGGCACGCCTTACGGGTTGGCCATGGCGCCGGTGGTGAAGGTGTCGACCCGGACCGAACTGGCGCAACGCTGGCCGGACCTGATCGACATCGATGCCGGGCGCATTGCCACCGGCCGTGCATCGATCGAGGAGCTGGGCTGGGAGTTGTTCCACTACTACCTGGACGTGGCCAGCGGCAAGAAACAGACCTGGGCCGAGCAGCACAAGCTGCACAACGACATCACCCTGTTCAATCCGGCGCCGATTACTTAA
- a CDS encoding carboxymuconolactone decarboxylase family protein — MTENKKPGVEVRRQVMGDAFVDRALGNATEFTQPLQDFVNEHAWGGVWNREGLPLKTRSLITLAALTALKCPQELKGHVRGALNNGCTVDEIREALLHCAVYAGVPAAIDAFRAAQEVIDSYQKPE, encoded by the coding sequence ATGACCGAGAATAAAAAACCCGGCGTTGAAGTCCGCCGCCAAGTGATGGGCGACGCCTTCGTCGACCGCGCACTGGGCAATGCCACCGAATTCACCCAGCCGCTGCAGGATTTCGTCAACGAACACGCCTGGGGCGGTGTGTGGAATCGCGAAGGCCTGCCACTGAAGACCCGCAGCCTGATCACCCTCGCCGCCCTGACGGCCCTCAAGTGCCCGCAGGAATTGAAAGGTCATGTACGCGGTGCACTGAACAACGGCTGCACTGTGGATGAGATTCGCGAGGCGTTGCTGCATTGTGCGGTGTATGCCGGTGTGCCGGCGGCGATTGATGCATTTCGGGCGGCGCAGGAAGTGATCGACAGTTACCAGAAGCCAGAGTGA
- the gatB gene encoding Asp-tRNA(Asn)/Glu-tRNA(Gln) amidotransferase subunit GatB has product MQWEVVIGLEIHTQLTTRSKIFSGSSTTFGSEPNTQASLVDLGMPGVLPVLNQEAVRMAVMFGLAIDAEIGQHNVFARKNYFYPDLPKGYQISQMELPIVGKGHLDIALEDGTVKRVGITRAHLEEDAGKSLHEEFSSATGIDLNRAGTPLLEIVSEPDMRSAKEAVAYVKAIHALVRYLGICDGNMAEGSLRCDCNVSIRPKGQVEFGTRCEIKNVNSFRFIEKAINSEIQRQIELIEDGGKVIQQTRLYDPNKDETRPMRSKEEANDYRYFPDPDLLPVVIENSFLDDVRATLPELPPQKRERFQEQFGLSVYDASVLATSREQADYFEKVASIGGDAKLAANWVMVELGSLLNKQGLDIEESPVSAELLGGMLLRIKDNTISGKIAKVVFEAMANGEGSADEIIDKRGLKQVTDTGAISAVLDEMLAANAEQVEQYRAADEAKRGKMFGFFVGQAMKASKGKANPQQVNELLKSKLEG; this is encoded by the coding sequence ATGCAATGGGAAGTCGTGATCGGGCTGGAGATTCACACCCAGCTCACCACCCGGTCGAAAATCTTTTCCGGTAGTTCCACCACCTTCGGCTCCGAGCCGAACACCCAGGCAAGCCTGGTAGACCTGGGCATGCCCGGCGTGCTGCCGGTGCTGAACCAGGAAGCGGTGCGCATGGCGGTGATGTTCGGTCTGGCGATTGACGCCGAGATCGGCCAGCACAACGTGTTCGCGCGTAAAAACTACTTCTACCCGGACCTGCCCAAGGGCTACCAGATCAGCCAGATGGAGTTGCCGATCGTCGGCAAGGGCCACCTGGACATCGCCCTCGAAGACGGCACGGTCAAACGGGTCGGCATCACTCGCGCGCACCTGGAAGAAGACGCCGGCAAGAGCCTGCACGAAGAATTCAGCAGCGCCACCGGCATCGACCTGAACCGTGCCGGCACGCCGCTGCTGGAAATCGTTTCCGAACCGGACATGCGCAGCGCCAAGGAAGCCGTGGCTTACGTCAAGGCGATCCACGCGCTGGTGCGTTACTTAGGGATTTGCGACGGCAACATGGCCGAAGGCTCGCTGCGTTGCGACTGCAACGTATCGATCCGCCCGAAAGGCCAGGTCGAATTCGGCACCCGCTGCGAAATCAAGAACGTCAACTCATTCCGTTTCATCGAGAAGGCGATCAACAGCGAAATCCAGCGTCAGATCGAATTGATCGAAGACGGCGGAAAAGTGATCCAGCAGACCCGCCTGTACGATCCGAACAAGGACGAAACTCGTCCGATGCGCAGCAAAGAGGAAGCCAACGACTACCGTTACTTCCCCGATCCGGACCTGCTGCCGGTGGTCATCGAGAACTCGTTCCTCGACGACGTGCGCGCCACCCTGCCGGAATTGCCACCGCAGAAGCGCGAGCGCTTCCAGGAGCAGTTCGGTCTGTCGGTCTATGACGCCAGCGTGCTGGCCACCAGCCGCGAGCAAGCCGATTACTTCGAGAAAGTCGCGAGCATCGGCGGCGACGCCAAACTGGCGGCGAACTGGGTGATGGTCGAGTTGGGCAGCCTGCTCAACAAGCAAGGCCTGGACATCGAAGAGTCGCCAGTTTCCGCAGAGCTTCTGGGCGGCATGCTGTTGCGTATCAAGGACAACACCATCTCCGGCAAGATCGCCAAGGTAGTGTTTGAAGCGATGGCCAACGGCGAAGGCAGCGCGGACGAGATCATCGACAAGCGCGGCCTCAAGCAAGTGACCGACACCGGCGCCATTTCGGCGGTGCTGGACGAAATGCTCGCGGCCAACGCCGAGCAGGTCGAACAATACCGCGCGGCAGACGAAGCCAAGCGCGGCAAGATGTTCGGTTTCTTCGTCGGTCAGGCCATGAAAGCCTCCAAAGGCAAGGCCAACCCGCAACAGGTCAACGAACTGCTCAAAAGCAAGCTCGAAGGCTGA
- a CDS encoding septal ring lytic transglycosylase RlpA family protein yields MKRLFGACALLSLLAGCASTDTVDPHGYDKTGVASYYGAKHQGKRTANGERFNMNSMTAAHRQLPFGTRVKVTNLNNDKSCVVRINDRGPHTRGRLIDLSKEAAERLGMLRSGTARVRVQALDD; encoded by the coding sequence ATGAAACGTCTATTCGGCGCCTGCGCCCTCCTCTCGCTCCTGGCCGGTTGCGCCAGCACCGACACCGTCGATCCGCATGGCTACGACAAAACCGGTGTGGCTTCGTACTACGGCGCCAAACACCAAGGCAAACGCACCGCCAACGGCGAGCGTTTCAACATGAATTCCATGACCGCCGCCCATCGCCAGCTACCCTTCGGTACACGGGTGAAGGTCACCAATCTGAATAACGACAAATCCTGCGTGGTACGCATCAATGATCGCGGGCCGCACACCCGTGGCCGCCTGATCGACCTGTCCAAGGAAGCCGCCGAGCGCCTGGGCATGCTGCGCAGCGGCACCGCGCGGGTTCGCGTGCAAGCCCTCGACGACTGA